ACGCTCGACACACGCAACAGCCTGATCCTCGGCGGCGGCTGGTACGAAGACCGGGTCAACAGCAGCACTGCGTTCGATGAAGACAGCCGCTGGAACCGCGCCGCGTTCATCCAGCATCGTTATCAGGCGGACAGTTTCTCCACCGAGATCGGCCTGCGCCACGACGACAATCAGCAGTTCGGCAGCCAAAACACCTGGAGTGGCACCTTCACCCTGCCGCTCAATCCGGATAACGACGTGCTGCTGAGCTACAGCGAAGGTTTCCGCGCGCCGACCTTCAACGACCTGTACTACCCGGATTTCAGCAATCCCGACCTGAAGCCGGAAACCTCGAAAAGCTATGAGCTGCAATGGCGCAGTCAACTGAGCGACAGCGCGCGTCTGGAAGCCTCGATTTACCGCACCGACCTGGAAGACGCGATCATCTTCGGCAGCAACTCACGCCCGCAGAACGTTGCGTCGGCGCGGATCAATGGCTTTGAAGCGGCGCTGAAGCAGGAGCTGTTTGGCTGGCAGAGCAATCTCGGCGTGGCGATCATTGACCCGCGAGATCGCGATACCGGGCATACGCTGGCGCGACGGGCGCGGCGCACGGCCAGTTGGGATCTTGATCGGCAGTTCGATCGCTTGGGTGTGGGCGCCAGTTGGCAATTGGTCAGCGGCAGTTACGACGACTTGAACAACACCCAGGCGCTGGGTGGCTACGGCACACTCGGATTGCGCAGCAGTTGGGCACTGAACCGTGAGATCAAGCTGGATCTTAAGGTGGATAACCTGCTGGACAAGGGTTACAGCCGGGCGAACTACAGCTATGACGGCGCGCAGTATGGCTATCGCGAGGAAGGTCGAGCGTGGATGTTCGGGGTGACATGGACCCCGGAAATTCGCTGAGATCCAATGTAGGAGCTGCCGAAGGCTGCGATCTTTTGATCTTGATCTTCGGCGGCTCCGACACCGCCAAAAACAAAGTCAAAAGATCGCAGCCTTCGGCAGCTCCTACATGTCCGGCGCGATCAATTGGCAGAGCTTGGCGGTCGCACTGATCATCTGACCACTGGGCCTTTCCAGACCTTTATCACTGACCAGCAACAACCGCCCCTGCCTGACCGCCGCCACCTGCGGCCAGGCCTTCCACGCCCCTAGCTGGGCCTGATCACCGACGACAATCACCTCGGGATCACGCTGCAATACCGCCTCGACACTCACCTGCGGCGCCGGCAGATTCAGGTCGGCGAACACATTGCGCGCGCCGCACACCTCGAGCGCATCGCTGATGATCTGCCCGCCACCGACGGTGTACAGCGGCTTGTCCCAGACTTGATAGAAAACCCGTAGCGGTTCGTCACGGCGATAACGCTGGCGCAGATCATTCAGCTGCTTGCGCAATTCGGTCGCTCGTTTCGCCCCACGTTCAGGACGCCCGAGCTGTCCGGCAATGGCCTCAATCTGTGTTGCCAGTTGCGCCAACGTGAGCGGCTCGGCGACGAAGGTGGGGATGTTCAGACGTTTGAGCTGATCACGCTGCCCCGCGCCGACACTGCCGGGCCAGAGCAGCAACAAGTCCGGCTGGAGACTGAGCAGGCGTTCCATGTCGAGCTGACCATAGCGCCCCACGGAGGGAACATTGGCAATCGCCGCCGGCCGCTCGCCCGCATCCAGTACGCCGACCAGCAGGTCGGCGGAATCCAGTTCAACGACGATTTCAGACAGCGAGGGCGCGAGGCTGACCACCCGCAATGCAGCCAGCGCCGGGCTGCTCAGGGCGAGCAGCAGAACCGCCAGCCACAGCCGACGCATCAACCGAGTTGACGCGGAATACGGTAGAGGTAGAACAGCACTGCGGTCGACAGCGCCAGCAGCATCAACGGCACGGCTTCGAGGCCGACGAACACCGCCAGCGCGCCAGTCCACGCCGGCAAAGACGCCACCAGCAACGCCGCACGCCGACGCGCCGCAAGCGCAATCCAGGCGGCGGGTTCATCGGCAGTATCGAGGGCTTTTTGCGTGGCGATCAGCGCGTGTTTGTAGCGAGCAAAGTACTTCAGGCTGACAAACATCGAGGCCACGCCAGCGATGAACAAAGGCATCGCCAGCACCGGCAACAAGCCTTGGCCTTCGCCAAACAGCGCATTGAGCACGAACAGCGGCAACAGGGCCAACGCCAGGTATTGCCACCAGGCCACCGACAACCGCCGCCGCACCTGGCCGCGGGTCACGCGCGGTCGGCCTCGCCCTGATGCTCGTTGCCCATCATATGGTCGAGCTTGCTGGCCTTGGTCGCCAGGTAGAGTTTGTTGTGCGGATTGTGGCCGGTGTGCAGCGGCACGCGTTCGGCGACGACGATGCCCATGTCGGTCAGCGCTTTGACCTTGCGCGGGTTGTTGGTCATCAAGCGCAGGGATTTCACGCCTAGGTGTTCGAGCATCGGCAGGCACATGGCGTAGTCGCGCTGATCGGCAGCAAAGCCCAGACGCTCGTTGGCTTCCACGGTGTCGGCGCCGCCGTCCTGCAACTCGTAGGCGCGAATCTTGTTCAGCAGCCCGATGCCGCGGCCTTCCTGACGCAGATACAGCAGCACGCCACGGCCTTCGCGGGCGATAGCCTGCAGCGCGGCTTCCAGTTGCGAGCCGCAGTCGCAACGCTGGCTGAACAAGGCATCGCCGGTCAGGCATTCGGAGTGCAGGCGACCGAGTACCGGGGCACCGTCGGCAATCTCACCGAGGCTCAACACGACGTGCTCACGCCCGGTGCTCTCATCAAGAAAGCCGTGCATGGTGAATTGCGCAAAAGGCGTTGGCAGCTTGGAAGCGGCGACGAAGACGACAGGCACCGATGTGCTCCTGATCTAGAAGACTGAAAATTCGCAGGCCGGCATTGTAACAGCAGGTTCCTGTAGACGCTTAGGCTGAATTATCGGGCATAACGATCAAAATGTTTGATGACAATGCCGCTGACCCCCTGCCCTCTGTAGGAGCTGTCGAGTGCAACGAGGCTGCGATCTTTTGATCTGCTGCTTGTAGATCAAGATCAAAAGATCGCAGCCTCGTTGCACTCGTCAGCTCCTACAAGGTATGTGGTCGGCTTCAGTTCGGGTTGAACGGATACGGCTGCTGCCACTTCTCGAAGATCGGTTTCAGCTCTCCGCTCTTGACCAGTTCCGCCATGCGCCGGTCATACAGCGCCATCAACGTCCGGGCCTGCGCGGTATCGGCGAAACCGAGAAACAGCGGCAATTCAGCCAGATGCGAATAACGGTACTGCGTCGGATCCGCGGCATCGCGCACAACCGCCTGAACCTCGGTCAGTGCGTCGATGTAGTAATCGGCCCGTCCCTGCTTGAGCATCAGCAGAATGCCGGTGCGCCGTTCGATCTGGTTGAAGCGCTTGATGTTCGGCAGATAATTTTCGTAGCGGTAGCCGCGCACCCAGGCCAGGCGGTATTTGCCCAAAGTCGCCTGGGTCGGCGGCGGGCTGCTCGCCAGGCCCAGCGCGTAGACGTGATCGGAATCGAATTTCCACTGCGGGTACAGCACCTGCGTGGCTTCGTCGCGGTAGGAGCCGACCAGCGCGTCGACTTCCTTCAACTGCACCAGCCCGATCGAACGGGTGTACGGCACGGTGCGAATGTCCAGCATCACCCCGGCCGGTTCGAACACTTTGCGCAGAACGTCCCAGGCCAGACCATGACCATCAGCGGCGGTGTAGTCTTCCCATTCTTCGCTGGCCAGATGGATAACCGCAGGCACAGGCGAGGCGGCCTGCGCATGGGCGAACGTGCCCAGCAGAGCCAGAACCAGCAGCGCCAAGCCGCGTCGCAGCATTGCTTGTTTCCTCACGTGAGTCGAATCAGGCAAATATCCATACCAGCCCTTGCATCGCCGCCCATGCAAACACGCCGGCCAGCACATCGTCGAGCATGATGCCGACGCCGCCGTGCACATGTTTATCGATCCAGCGGATCGGCCACGGTTTGAGAACATCGAAGAAGCGGAACACCAGAAAACCGGCGAGCAGCCAGTACCAGCCTTCCGGCACCAGCCACAAGGTTATCCACATGCCGACCATTTCGTCCCAGACGATGCCTTCGTGGTCGTGCACGCGCAAATCGTCGGCCACTTTGCCGCACAGCCAGAAGCCGAACAGCATGGTGATGCCGAGCATCAGCCAGTAACCCCAGTCGGGGAGCATCTGCCACAACGGAATGAACGGCAGCGCCACCAGCGAGCCCCACGTGCCAGGCGCCTTGGGCAAGGTGCCGGAGCCGAAGCCGAATGCGAGGAAATGCCACGGATTGCGCCAGACCGAAGGAGGCACGAACTCGGCAGGAACCTGTTTCGGGTGATCTGTCACGGTGTCTCCTGAAAATGTTGGTAGCCGCGAATTTGCGGGGTGATGTCGCGCCCATCGCGATCCAGCAGAACCACGCCGTCGCCCGACGCCACACGCCCGATCACATGGATCGGCCAGCCGTCGCCCTGCAGTGCCGGCAACTCGGCGGACGGCAAGGTGAAGGCCAGCACGTAGTCATCGCCTCCGCTCAATGCCGCGCGCTCGGCACCGCGCTGACCGAGAAATGCGACTAAAGCATCCGACAACGGTACGCGCTCGCGTTCAATCTCAAGTCGTACCTTCGATGCCAGCGCGATATGCCCGCAATCGGCGAGCAGGCCGTCGGAGATGTCCAGCGCCGCCGTGGCCTTGCCGCGCAGGGCCAGACCGAGCGCCAGTTGTGGTTGCGGCGACCAGTAATGATCGAGCAGAGGCTGGCCGACCTCGGGCGCGGCATCACGCTGGCCCAGCACCAGCGGCAAGGCGCCGGCAGCGTTGCCCAGTTCGCCGCCGACGCAGAGCAGATCACCGGCCTGCGCACCGCTGCGGGTCAAGGCCTGACCAGCCGGTACGCGGCCGAACACGGTGACGGTCAGGCTCAACGGCCCGCGCGTGGTGTCGCCGCCGACCAGGGATACGCCGCAGCCTTGCGCCATGTGGTTCAAACCACGGGCATAGGCTTGCAGCCAATCGGCAGTCACCGTCGGTAAAGTCAGGGCAAGGGTAAAGGCAACGGGCGTGGCGCCCATGGCGGCCAGATCGCTGACCGCGACGGCCAGCGAGCGCTGACCGAGCAGAAACGGATCGCAGGGGTCGGCGAAATGCACACCGGCCACCAGCGTATCGGTGGAAACCGCCAGCTGTTCCCCAGCGGGAACCGCCAGCAAGGCGCAGTCGTCGCCGATCCCCAAAGCAACGCCTTCGCCGCCCTGCGCACAAGGCGCGGCGGCGAAGAAATTGCGGATCAGCTCAAACTCGCCCATGGCCGAGGAAAAGTATTCAAGCGCCGATCAGCGCTTGAACGCCTTCACTTCAGCTTCACGCAGGCGCGGGGCCAGCTTGTCGAGCACGCCGTTGACGAACTTGTGGCCGTCGGTCGAACCGAACACCTTGGCCAGCTCGATACCTTCGTTGATCACAACGCGGTACGGCACGTCGACGCGCTTGAGCAGCTCCCAGGTCGACAGGCGCAGAACCGCCAGTTCAACCGGGTCCAGCTCTTCGATCGCCAAATCCAGGCACGGCGTCAGGGCGGTGTCGATTTCGGTCTTGAACTGCGGAACCCCGTGGAGGATTTCGCGGAAGTAGGCACCGTCGACATCGGTGAAATCGTTATCAACGCGAAACTGCGCTTCGATCTCGTTCAGCGATTGCCGGGCCATGTGCCACTGGTACAGTGCCTGGGTCGCGAGCTGACGGGCTTCGCGACGCTTGGCGCTCTTCGACGGCTTGCCGGCATCCGCAGGTTTCGGATCGCGCGGGTTGAAACGATCGCTTTCGTCGCTAATCACTTGGCCTCCAACTGCGCCAGCAGGCTGACCATTTCCAGAGCGGACAGGGCAGCTTCGGCACCTTTGTTACCGGCCTTGGTGCCGGAACGTTCGATGGCTTGTTCGATGGAATCAACGGTCAGCACGCCGAATGCGACCGGTACGCCGAATTCCATGGAGACCTGGGCCAGGCCTTTGGTGCACTCGCCAGCCACGTATTCGAAGTGCGGAGTACCGCCACGAATGACCGCGCCGAGGGCGATGATGGCTGCGAACTCGCCTTTCTGGGCGACTTTCTGCGCAACCAGCGGGATTTCGAAGGCGCCCGGGGCGCGGATGATGGTGATGTCGCTTTCGCTCACGCCGTGGCGAACCAGGGCATCAACGGCACCGCTGACCAGGCTTTCAACCACGAAGCTGTTGAAGCGGCCCACTACCAGAGCGTAGCGGCTTTTAGGGGCGATGAAGGTACCTTCGATGGTCTTCAGGGTCATTCGTCAGTTCTCTTAAAGAGCCGGGACGCGTCTGCTACGCGTCCCTCAGTGATTATTTGCCGCGAATCGGAGTCCGGAAACAGCCGGTCATTATTCGGAGGGCACGTATTCTACAACTTCCAGATCGAAACCGGATATCGCATTGAACTTCATCGGTGCCGACATCAAGCGCATTTTGCGCACGCCGAGGTCTCGCAGGATCTGCGAACCGGCACCGACGATGCTGTAGGTGGTCGGTTTTTTCGTCGGCGCCTGATCAGCGGTTTCACGGATATGCGCCAGCAGCACGTCGCCATCGAGCGGGTGACCGAGCAGCAGCACCACACCGCTGCCCGCCTCGGCGACCGCAGCCATGGCGGCGCGCAGGCTCCAGCGCCCCGGTTGCTTGACCATCAGCAGGTCGCGCAGCGGGTCCATGTTGTGCACACGAACCAGGGTCGGCTCTTCCGCGCAGACAGTGCCCAGCGTCAGGGCCATGTGCACGTCGCCTTCCACCGAATCACGATAGGTCACCAGGTTGAATTGGCCCAGTTCGCTGTCCAGCGGCTGCTCGGCAATCCGCTGAACGGTACGTTCGTGGATCATCCGGTAGTGAATCAGGTCGGCGATGGTGCCGATCTTGATGTTGTGTTCGGCGGCGAACGCTTCCAGTTCAGCGCGACGGGACATGGTGCCGTCGTCGTTCATCACTTCGCAGATCACCCCGCTCGGCTCGAAACCGGCCATGCGCGCCAGGTCGCAAGCGGCTTCGGTGTGGCCGGCGCGAGCGAGGGTACCGCCAGCCTGGGCCATCAGCGGGAAGATGTGGCCCGGGCTGACGATGTCTTCAGCCTTGGCGTCTTTGGCGGCTGCCGCTTGCACGGTGCGCGCGCGATCGGCGGCGGAGATGCCGGTGGTCACGCCTTCGGCGGCTTCGATCGAGACGGTGAACTTGGTGCCGAAACCGGAACCGTTGCGCGGCGCCATCAGCGGCAGCTTCAACAGTTCGCAGCGCTCGCGGCTCATCGGCATGCAGATCAGGCCACGGGCGTGCTTGGCCATGAAGTTGATGTGTTCGGCCTGGCAGCATTCGGCGGCCATGATCAGGTCGCCTTCGTTCTCGCGGTCTTCGTCATCCATGAGGATGACCATCTTGCCTTGGCGGATGTCTTCAACCAGTTCTTCGATGCTATTGAGCGCCACAAGGCACCCCCTTCAGTCAGGATTTGAGATAGCCGTTTTGGGCCAGAAAGCTTTCGGTGATGGTGCTGCCGGCGGTCTTTTCTGCAGCCTTGTCACCCAGCAGCAGACGCTCCAGATAACGCGCCAGCAAGTCGACTTCGAGATTCACCCGACGGCCCGGCTTGTACGCAGCCATGATGGTTTCGCTGAGGGTGTGTGGAATGATCGTCAGCAGGAATTCGGCGCCATCGACTTCGTTCACGGTCAGGCTGGTGCCGTCGACGGTGATCGAGCCTTTGTGGGCGATGTACTTGGCCAGTTCCTTCGGCGCGCGGATGCGAAATTCCACGGCGCGGGCATTGTCGCTGCGCGAGACCACTTCGCCGACGCCATCGACGTGACCGCTGACCAGATGCCCGCCGAGGCGAGTGGTCGGGGTCAGGGCTTTTTCCAGATTGACCGGGCTGCCGCTTTTCAGGTCATTCATGGCGGTGCAATCAAGGGTTTCGCGGCTGACGTCGGCGGCAAAGCCGTCACCCGGCAACTCGACGGCGGTCAGGCAAACGCCGTTGACCGCGATGCTGTCGCCGAGTTTGACGTCGCTCAGATCGAGCTTGCCGGTTGCGACGTGCACCCGCACATCACCGCCCTTTGGGGTCAGTGCGCGGATACTGCCGATGGATTCGATGATGCCGGTGAACATGGGGTTCTCCTTGAGAACGAGGCCAGCGCTAACGCAATGGCCGGGAATTATACGCGGGCTGAAGGGACAGGGATCGCAGTGACTCGCCAGTCATCGCCCACCGCACGGATTTCAGTGATTTTCAGCTCCGGCGCGTCCTTCATCTGCGCCAGCGGCCAGTCGAGTAACGGACGCGCCGTGGAGCCGAGAAACTTGCCGGCGATGAAGATCACGAATTCGTCGACCAGACCGAGTTGCGCAAAGGCGCCGGCCAGACGCGGACCAGCCTCGACCAGCACCTCGTTGGTGCCACGGTTGGCCAGTTCGATCAGCAGTTGATGCAAATCGACCTGGCCGTCGTCACCCGGCACGATCAGGCATTCCGGGCCGTTGGCGTATTGCTCTTCGACCGCAACACAGGTGGCGACCAGCGCCGGCCCGGCCTTGAAGAACGGCGCATCCAGCGGCACCCGCAAACGGCCGTCGATCAACACGCGCAATGGCGGGCGACTCATGGCCAGCGCAGTTTGTTCGCTGTCGAGACCGAGTTCGTCAGCGCGCACGGTCAGCCGTGCGCCATCGGCCAGCACCGTGTCGGCGCCGGTCAATACCACTGCCGCTTCGGCACGCAAACGCTGCACCGCAGAACGCGCCGCCGTGCCGGTGATCCACTGGCTCTCGCCGCTTTCCATCGCCGTGCGCCCGTCGAGGCTCATGGCCAACTTGACCCGCACGAACGGCAAGCCATGTTCCATGCGTTTCAGAAAACCTTGATTGAGCTTGCGTGCTTCCGCTTCCAGCACCCCACTTTCCGTGGCGATACCGGCCTCGGCCAAGCGCTGCAAACCACGTCCAGCGACTTGCGGATTGGGATCGCGCATCGCCGCCACGACCCGGGCAACGCCAGCGGTCACCAAGGCATCGGCACACGGTGGCGTGCGCCCGTGGTGGCTGCAAGGTTCGAGGGTCACGTACGCCGTCGCGCCCCGGGCCAGTTCACCGGCCGCGCGCAGGGCGTGGACTTCGGCATGGGGTTCGCCGGCGCGCTCATGCCAGCCTTCACCGACAATCTGTCCGTCACGCACCAGCACGCAACCGACCCGCGGATTGGGATGGGTGGTGTAGTGGCCCTTGCGCGCCAGCTCCAGCGCGCGGGCCATGAAATGCGCGTCGAGGATCGCCTGCTCGGCGGCGGTGGTCATTCTTTCACCGGTTCGCGGGCGAGGCGGTCGATCTCTTCGCGGAATTCGTTGAGGTCCTGAAAGCGCTTGTACACCGAAGCGAAACGGATATAGGCGACCTCATCAAGCTTTTGCAGCTCGGCCATCACTAGTTCGCCGACCACGAGGGATTTGACCTCGCGCTCGCCGGTGGCGCGCAGCTTGTGCTTGATGTGGACCAGAGAGGATTCGAGGCGCTCGACGCTGACCGGACGTTTCTCCAGCGCGCGCTGCATGCCGGCGCGGAGTTTTTCTTCGTCGAACGGTTGGCGGCTGCCGTCGGTTTTGATCAGGCGCGGCAACACCAGTTCGGCCGTCTCGAATGTCGTGAAACGTTCGCCGCAGGCCAGGCATTCACGCCGGCGGCGCACCTGTTCGCCCTCGGCGACCAGACGCGAGTCGATGACCTTGGTGTCGTTGGCACCGCAGAAGGGACAGTGCATGGTGGCTGGCAACAAAAAATGGGAGGGCCATGGTAGCGCATCCCCGTGGCAAGACAAGCCATAGGCTTTGCGGTATACAGAACGGCATGATCGTCTGATCCATGGAATTCATTCTGCCGGAGCCTCCAATGCCGTTACGTCCGCTCGTTTTGCTCAGTCTTTTCAGCCTGCTGGTGGCCTGTGGCAGCGACGCACCCAAGCCGCAACCGCCGACGCCAGGCCCCGCGCCACAGCAGGCGCAGAAAAAAGCCAAAGAGGCCGCCGAACTCGGCCCGCTGCCGGCGCATCAGCGCGAATTGAGCGGCACCCTGCAAGGCGTGCCGGCCGGCGCCGAAGTCGAACTGGCGCTGCTGGTGATCGACGAAAAGGACCGCCCGCAGCAACTGCTCGCCAGTTCCAGCCTGATCGGCAACAACCAGATCCTGCCGTTTCACCTGCGTTTCAATCCCGAAGCGTTCCCAGTCGGCGCACGGGTTGAACTGCGTGGTCGGGCCAGCCAGTCCGGGCAACTGATACTGCACCTGCCGTCCCAGACCATCACCCAACCGACCACCCAGGCGTTGGGCCAGCTGCAATTCGTCAAAGCGCCATGACGGCACCGCTCGACCTGCAACAGGCCTTGGGCGAATTGCTCGGCGACGCCAGACTGAAAGCCTGCGCGTTGCCGGGCACTGATTTGCAGCTGTGGCTGATCGACGGCGACAACATGGCCCGCGAGTTCAGTCAGGAAGAAACCCAGCGCATCCTGCACGAACCGCCGTACTGGAGTTTTTGCTGGGCCAGTGGTCTGGCGGTGGCGCGCTATCTGGCGGAGTTTCCCGAATGGGTTCGCGGCAAGCGGGTGCTGGATTTCGGCGCCGGTTCCGGAATTGCCGGGATCGCGGCGGTGAAGGCCGGGGCGCTGGAAGTGGTGGCTTGCGATCTCGATCCGTTGGCGATCGCCGCGTGCCGGGCGAATGCCGAGCTCAATGCTGTGCAGATGAACTACTCGACGGATTTCTTTGCCGAGGCCGATCGCTTCGATCTGATCCTGGTCGCCGACGTGTTGTACGACCGGGCCAATCTGCCGCTGCTCGATGCGTTTCTCAGTCGAGGGCGCGAGGCGCTGGTGGCGGACTCGCGGGTGCGGGATTTTCGTCATCCGCTGTATGAGCGCATTGAAATGCTCGAGGCGATGACCTTGCCGGATCTGGCCGAGCCTGAGGAATTCAGACATGTCAGCCTCTACCATGCGCGGCGCTAGCCAAAAGCTTCGCGAGCAAGCTCGCTCCCACAGTGCTTTGGGTGACCCACACAATCTGCGGATGGCCTCAATCCTGTGGGAGCGAGCTTGCTCGCGAAGGCATCCGCTCAGGCAATACGTTCCTCAAAAGCTGCCCGCTTCCGGCCACCCCCCACCAAGCCGTATAGTTGCTCCATTCAAGCTTCTTCGACGAGATCCCCCATGAGTCAGCAAACGCCGTACATCTTCGACGCCACGACTGCCGATTTCGACCAGTCAGTGATCGAAGCCTCCTTCAACAAACCGGTGCTGGTGGACTTCTGGGCCGAATGGTGTGCGCCGTGCAAGGCGTTGATGCCGATGCTGCAAGGCATTGCCGAGAGCTATCAGGGCGAGTTGCTGCTGGCCAAGGTCAATTGCGACCTCGAGCAGGACATCGTCGCCCGCTTCGGCATTCGCAGCCTGCCGACCGTGGTGCTGTTCAAGGACGGGCAACCGGTCGACGGTTTTGCCGGCGCACAACCGGAATCCGCCGTGCGCGCCCTGCTCGAACCGCATGTGCAGATGCCCCCGCCAGCCGCTGCCGACCCGTTCGAACAGGCCCAGGCGATGTTCGACGACGGTCGCTTCGCCGAGGCCGAAGCGGCGCTGGCCGCCATGCTCAATGAAGACAATACCAATGCCAGGGCGTTGATCCTTTACGCCCGCTGCCTGACCGAACGCGGTGAGCTGGGCGAAGCGCAAACCGTGCTCGACGCAGTCAAGAGCGATGAGCACAAAGCCGCACTCGCTGGTGCCAAGGCGCAGATCCAGTTCCTCGGCCTCGCCCGCGACCTGCCGGACGCCGCTGACCTGAAGAGTCGCCTGGCGCAAAATCCGCAGGATGATGAAGCGGTGTATCAACTGGCGATCCAGCAACTGGCGCGCCAGCAATACGAAGCGGCGCTGGACGCCTTGCTCAAACTGTTCATCCGCAACCGCAGCTACGGCGAAGGCCTGCCGC
This genomic interval from Pseudomonas koreensis contains the following:
- a CDS encoding class I SAM-dependent methyltransferase, which translates into the protein MTAPLDLQQALGELLGDARLKACALPGTDLQLWLIDGDNMAREFSQEETQRILHEPPYWSFCWASGLAVARYLAEFPEWVRGKRVLDFGAGSGIAGIAAVKAGALEVVACDLDPLAIAACRANAELNAVQMNYSTDFFAEADRFDLILVADVLYDRANLPLLDAFLSRGREALVADSRVRDFRHPLYERIEMLEAMTLPDLAEPEEFRHVSLYHARR
- the trxA gene encoding thioredoxin, whose protein sequence is MSQQTPYIFDATTADFDQSVIEASFNKPVLVDFWAEWCAPCKALMPMLQGIAESYQGELLLAKVNCDLEQDIVARFGIRSLPTVVLFKDGQPVDGFAGAQPESAVRALLEPHVQMPPPAAADPFEQAQAMFDDGRFAEAEAALAAMLNEDNTNARALILYARCLTERGELGEAQTVLDAVKSDEHKAALAGAKAQIQFLGLARDLPDAADLKSRLAQNPQDDEAVYQLAIQQLARQQYEAALDALLKLFIRNRSYGEGLPHKTLLQVFELLGNDHPLVTVYRRKMFAALY